In Carassius auratus strain Wakin chromosome 48, ASM336829v1, whole genome shotgun sequence, the genomic window GAAGCCCCAGCCGGACACCGTGCACACGCATCCCATGGCCACCATGGTGTCCTGCCGAGGCAATGGCGCCAGAGACACATAGCTGTTCAGATAGATGGGAGACTGCAGCTAAACAGATGAGAGAGTTGAAGAATTAATAGTGCACATAAAGCATACAATAAAATACTTAAGTGTTTATATTACTTTTAGTTATTAAGTAAACTTTTTCTGAAACTCTGCAATGTTTAATAGCATTCTCTGATGGAAATGACATTTGAAACTATTTAGTGGTCTGCTCCTTTTACTCGTTAAGGCTAATATCatattaatatacacacatatgcataaaCACTTTTTGTATAATTTGACAAATTACATCTTGTTTGAAAATGACGCatattgatatttgatatttaccttcattttgcttttattttcttcatatcATGTTTCATAATGCCGGATATAATTTTACTAAGGATAAAATTAAGGGGGGCATTGGTAATTTGTGTTCATACAAAAGCATCTGTGTTATACTGTTACACAAGTCCCATTTGCTGACAATAATTAATGCATGAACTAACATCATCTAACAGTGAGCTATACATTTGTTAcgctatttattaatattttttaatgttttatttcataaaaatacaactttttttcatGCTACAGCTCAATAGTCCAAGAACTATTATTAACAGATAAAAGTACAGTATTAAGTTTACACGTAAAACTTTAATTGTGTAAAAAATTCATGCAGATGGGTATAGCACAGATTACTGAGAGACACGTCCATCACTTCATGTAATATGACTTGATGCTGGATCATTGTGTTCATTTTATATGCATGAATCGAATCAATGATTCACAGCTAATGAAGGTTCAGTGAGTCGGACAGAAGCATTGATTCCACTGCCTCACCTTAATGAGCATGATGTCTGCATTATTGGTGGCTTTATTATACTCTGGGTGAGGTATTAAAACATGAGGCCTGCGGAACTGCTCCGTCCCCTCATATAATCCCACAGAAAAATCTCCAGCCACGATCCTCATGTTTGCAGCCCTGGAGACACAAAAAAAGACTCAAGAAGTTCAAGACTTctttaaaatacactgtaaaaagactGTAACGATCTGTTAACTGGTTTACTGTAAGTTACCTTGCCACATTCAGAAACTGTATTACATGTAATTCACAAAAGTATAAAACATATGCAATTTTACTCTAATATGCTTACACATGTATGGTTTTTGGaaagaaaaactatttattaaattataattcatGATGAAAATCTGTACATTTCCAGAAatcacatatttaattattttttcttgtttttattatcCGTAATATACATTGGTGTGTTTTGTACTATGTTTTCTGTTATTTAGGTAAGTTGAGCTTTTTTAGTactctattctgttctattttacCACCTGTATTATGCAGATTTCGATAACTCAAGTAGCTCGGTGAATTAACATTATATTACTTTAATTATGCAGTTATTAGTTATAAAATATACCCTGTAAGTACCAATATGTAATCCCATAATGCCTGAAACACTGTCATTGTATTTATACTGTCAATTTCTGGCAACCGCAGCTGCCTgttttttagtaattaaaaagcattaaaacattttatttaacataattttaaagtaatttctaAAGTGCGTTCTGCTGAAGTTAGTGTCTTTTCTGCTCTAAATCTAGACCTTTACAGGTGGCGGCTCTTTGCTAGTTAAAGCTTACCAAAGCTGGTTTAAGCTATGATGTTCagatatacgcacacacacactcacacacacatttacgtaaaatattattgttttgtgtagtatttttgataattttttgcttgcaaaaaaattaatttgaaaaattactacatttatcattacataatttgtgttcctgtagctcaactggtagagcgttgcgttagcaagcaagctagcgcaaggttgggggatCGATtcccagagaaacacacacacacatatatatatatatatatatatatatatatatatatatataaaaacacatacctatatatatattttttttttaataatgtatcatTAATTTGTCAATtgatcatttacatttatcattacatttacttaaactgcatttcattagttatattattttatatttttggtttatATTATTCTATTTTGTCATTATACCTTccaataataatacatcaaatgCTCAAGTGCCATACTGTTATAATGGTAACCACCTCAGACGAACACAACATCTGTTCAGTGAGTCAGTGTCGTCAAATAGAAATATACACTCTCTAACCTGACACTGAATTTCATTGAAAtgcttttatacaatatataaacaaaatatgtagAAATCCTCAAACagtttctgtgtcttaccctacATTGCAGTGTGCTGCGGTCAGGATCCAGTATTTGTTAATCAAGGTCCCGCCACAGAAGTGCTGGCCCGTAGCGCTCTGAATGGACACGATGTATTTAATGGCGTGCGGCGCCGGGACGTATCCACCGATGATACGAGGCTGTATCACATCTTGACCTGTGAAACAAACCAGCAGACAAGTGAATTCACTGACAGCATCGTCAATCTCGGTGAGATTTGTCTAGATTTTCCTTTTACACGTGCGCACACACGTGGAGGCCGctctgaccccaaacctttgtcTCAGAAGGAGAGAGTGGAACTTAAGATTGATAAATATGTCAATACTGAACAATGCAATGTAAACAATATGGGATTTTTTATAGTCCACACAAGACTATAATTTCCTAACACGTGCATCACGAATAGAGACTGTGTTTGATGTGACTGGTGACTGGAAAGTCATCTCTGCTCTATATGTTGCCCTTGGGCATATTGATCGCCATTTAACAATAAGACAGCTGTATGTTTCGCGGTTAAAGTAATCCTATACATTATACAATCTGAGCAGGCCTTCATTCTTCCCGTGTGAAACACATACGTGCTGGATTGAACCTATTATGTAACCTTTATTGAATGACCTTAGACCTCACGAGGATTGGCAGCATCATGACTGTGATCAGATTGCTTTATGAAGCTCCCAACGTGAGGAAATCCTAAACGTTAAAGTGCACGAGGCATTGAATTCTCTGCACATGAAGAGGTTATGTACTTCTATTGTTTGCTATTTGTTGTGAAGTGGCAAAAAACAGTATACAGTGCTGAACTACAGTGTAGAGGGATTTAAACTACACCGTGTGTGGATCGAAACATCTTCTGTGTGTTCTtataattcagttcaattcaatgcAATTCCAGCATCTGatagattaattattattattattatttttttttttttggaaattaaaaaTGTGCTGTGGCTTCTTTGGATTCCCTTCAGTGAAGATGCACTCAGAGCAGGCTGTCAGGATAAAGGGCCCATCCATCAATGAAACGAAACTTTTAGTTTGTCCTCATATTTCATTTCTGCACTAATAAATCGTAAAGCTGACAAAACTTCagccaaacataaaaaaaataatattaaaaataaattagctgTACCATACTCTATTAAAAGTCAGATCCAAAAAtgtctctcagaaaaaaaaaaaaatttacttatttgcttatttatgcaAAGAAATCTTGGcaatattatttacagtatatttctaTTAAGCATCAGTGCttcagtaaaattatatatatttttaaattaatctcTGTCTTGGGTGAATTTGGTTCTTTTTCTTTAAGGTTTTTTTCTTTAAGCTCCtttatagcttgaatgcactgtaagtcgctttggataaaaacatctgttaattgcataaatgtaaatatatgtagttttatattaaatatattaaaaatatgtatatagacacacacacacacaaacacacacacacacacacacacacatacatttttcacacagaaaaacattttatattaaatatatgatatatatgtatacacacaaatacacatatacattttttgcacagaaaaacattttgttttgtgttacaaatgaacaattaagatattaaaggatgttttatttttgcactttttttcttgtgattctaaaacattacaattatttttttctattctgttctattctattctattctattctattctgttatattctattctattcctgTGTGTTGTAAACATGAATCTACAAAATTACAATAtgccattaatttatttaaaaatatactgtattattattattatttaattataaaatacattctAAAATTAAAAGACAGACTTTGTGAAATTATCATTGGCGTTTTAAAATTCAAAttgtcattatattatttacattaaaattctaAGTTTAAGTCACCCAAGCTTTTTTGTGAAAAGATCCACAGTgtctttttaaagtaaaaacctCACTTCAGTTCATTGCTTTGCTCAAGGTACATTATATGACTCCCATAGCACAGCACTCAGTGGCACTATACTGTGTTAATCCACTGAAGGGATATTGTGTGACTGAAGTATAAATCTGTACTTACAGCTCACCACGAGGATCTCCAGGAGAACACAGAGCAGAAGCAGCGGCAGGTTCATACTGatgcagacacagacacagagacagagacagacacatccACAGGTGCAGACCAGACTGAGACGAGCTTTGCTTCAGCTACTCTGATTCCTCACCTGGGGACGGATCACCTCTGCATTCTCGGGTTTCCTGGTTCCTAGTTCCTATTTCCGTCTCCATGGTCACAATGTCATCTGAGAGCGGGAACAATATATAACTGAAGCTTTCTTAACCAAACCTGTAACCTTTTGTTTTGAGTTTGATTTAAGATCAGTACAAAAATTCCTACGTCACATGCTACAAGCGTCGTGTCTCAGATTAAATTCTAAAGTTAAAGAATCAATCAGATTTACCGTATCTTTTATTATTCTGTCTTGAATAAGGCTTTTTGGTTCATATTACTGATGTAGATGCTTTTAGTGGCTACGGAAAGTATAGACCATGTAGACAGTATGTAGTAATTCACATTTACTGTATGTCgttactttaaatgtttaaaatatactttaaataaaataaaataaaataatgtaatgaaatCAGTTGATCTTTTGATAATTTTTCCTAACTATATTCTTAGCTACTTTGCAATTACctcaaaaaagttaaataaaacaaatatttcatcacatttctcatttcactaaaagtttcacttttactaaatgtactaaaataaccaaaactaaagttgaaattactattaaaattaataaaaagctaaactgatttatttaaaatgataaaaaaataataaaaattacaacaacaccataaaattactaaatctttaactaaaattaacatgaaaacacaaaatataaaaatactgtaccCAATGATATGGAAGTTACAatgcttttaacttttttattattttttatttattttttatttatttaatttaatttaatttaatttattttatgttatttatctcTATTCTTTTCTCTCGCagattagttaatttttttcttaattatgaaAACTCAATCAAATGATCCATTTGTGCAATAATTTTAAAtggcaattaaattaaattacatttcattgatCTTATTTTACTTTGTAAATCTCTTTCTATTGTAGATGATGTTTTGTCGCAGTTGTGACAATCATTTCTGAAAGTTTTCAGTTAAGGGTGATCTCTGTGTCCAGTTTTAGCTAATGATCTCCTCTCAACCTGACACAGCACAATCCACATCTCATTTATTGTGTATCTCTCCGTCTCTCGCTCATGGCTGGTTCCCTGTGCTGACCGCTGCCGATTTTACACCTGATCCATTGTTCTACCACAACAGAGCGATTAGCCCTCTTCGTCACCCTCCTCATCATCAAGACATGATGTCTCTGGCTTCTGTGTTAGATTCACTCCTCAGAGCCCTGCAGGGTCCTGTCTCAGTTTAATAGAGAGTTTGGGGGCCGATATGTTGTCAGCGGACTATTAATCATCAGCATTCATTAATAATAGATCTTCCATCCATACAGTTGTCATGGTAATTAGGGCAACAGTGATGTCACAAGTGTTGGCAAGAATCAACAAAACAattcagtcttttattttataGACTCTGTagttgtgttaacaatataataaagGTTTATAGTCTTTTATAGCAGTTTGATAGGTTATAAATGATGTGGAATAACTTTAGATGACAATCTAAAtcggatttatttattttattattttatttttcaccatTTTAAAACTCTACATAATAATATGGAATATTCTGAGTTACATTCACTGGAGGTAACAAACGATTAAAGCTGAtgacctgttttgttttgttttgttttgttataaatcactttaaattcttttaaaatcCCACACAATTATGTGAAATAAGTTTAAATGGCATTTATTAGAGTTAACAAACAGCTAAAGCTCATGACAGGttctgattttgttttattttatttgcaaaattactttataaaaaaaataaccattttaaaattctatgtaattttatgaaataaatttaaatgacatTCAGTGGATGTAACAAATTACTAAAgctgttgacattttattttattttattttattttaattactgcagatcctttttttaaagttatacaTAATTGTGTGTAATAACTGTAGATGAAATTCACAAACGACTAAAGCTGATgacctattttatttaaatgatttgattCTACAgttcttctttttaaaaattatatcagcttattatttaaatacttttattcaaattaatttaaaataattgtgctctttattttaaaatggtaagAAAATGGTAAGACTACAAACAAATCGTTAGCGATATAATACCAACCTCAGCTTTTGTgttaaatataaactataataaatataaataaaactttgttAGAGAAACACTGCATAAGGAAGTAGTTCTAATATAAGCAAAGTTTTAACACTGATGTATCAAATTAACGAAATCAGACAGTATTGAGACACTCCCCAGATAACCTGATTTTATCTTCATATTAAGTTCATATAACTCCTATAAAGTCGCCGTTTTCCCACAAGTGATTCTAAAGCTGTTCTGGAAGTCATCCAACCTTTGTGTTTGATAAAACTCCCAGTCTGAGCGGGTGAGATGGAGAATGAAAGGAAATGCATGTCATCAGATTGAACAAAGAAAGGTAAATAAATCGAATTCTTTAGTTGCATACACAGATATAAATATGTACCTGGGAAATAATGTGTCCATTATGTGCTCATCCACCAGAAAATAAAGCACTGATTAAATGTTATAAAGGAACTGAATCATTTAAGTATGTTCGAGTTACAAATGTCGCAAAAGCTTAAATGTGAGAACCATATTTATTGTCTATCATAAATAGCATCCACAGATGAAGATATTACTCTGTTTTTTGCAAAGTATGTTATTACACTGAAATCAAATACTTTAAATCAGCAAGGCGTCACCAAATAAACTGGATTGTTCTGATCTGCTAATCTGGTGAGAAATAGCTTATTATAAAGAGTCTCAAAAGTCTTTTGCTCAGTTGTAATGATGAAAAATGTCAGATTATGGTTTTGAAAAGCCCTATTTGTTAAAGGTAATTATATATATCAGGGCGGcttacaatcaatcaatcaaaatatatatatatatatataatataatatataatatatatatatatatatatatatatatatatatatatatatatatatatatataaaaattataatatttatatattttataagttgttgttaaaaacatttctgatcatgTAACCCGAGCTTGCAATATTTTGAAACGCTGTTCACTGGAAAACACCCACAATACTTGTATTTAACGCTGTTCTGAAACTCCAGCACACAATCAGTCATAATAAAGAGCTTTGAATCAGATATGCGTGACACTGAGGGACTTCATCTGTGTCGGGTATTAGGTCAGTGTCTGCTATACTGTGGGACAGATGTACCGTTTGTTATAATTGACAACAGCAGGCCCGCAAAAAGCACTAGACATGGATAGGGTGTCAGTATAAAAGGAGAGGTGATTCAAGGCTTGGGAGGTGAGGAATTATCACCGGTGAGTCTTCACATATTATATTTCCTTTTTCATTACTGACATGCGTGTGTAAAAGGCATTAGTTATTTCTTCTGTTCTCTTGAACTATATGGAGTTGCTATTGTACAGTTTTGAAGGATGCAAGTAGACATAAAGACTTCAGCGATTCAATATAAGCATTGAGAGACTCGTTTTCATTTATTAGAGTCTTTCACTATATTTTGGATGCTTGTTTTCTTACAGTGCTGACAGGATGGCTCAGTTATTGTGGGTATTTCTTGTGCTCATTGTAACTGTCAAGGTAAATAATGGGTGTTGACTGCTGCCTACTGCTGGAGACAATATGTACTGCAGAttgcaacaaaaaaacattttcttcttcttcttctttttgttttttttttggaatcaaATGTCTTTATTGGTAAATTTTAAATAAGTTGAAGGAGGTCATTTCATTCAAAACCTGCTCTGTAAGTTAAAGTGTATGTGAAAGGACGGTGCCACCATGAATCAGGTAGTGCTGAGTGAGCACAGTCTTGCTGTAGAAGAGGGATTTGAAGTATGTACCATGTCCAGAATCTacagtcattttctaaaaaaaaatgtaacaatgacATCCTGCTCATTAAGGTAAGAAACACATTAACAAATGCTTAGAATGACTGAATCTGTGGTACAGTTAGaagactttcaaaataaaattgttttcttttcacCTTTAGTGCAGTGGATGTGGAGATCATcagcatatatatacatatatttttttgttgttgtttattgggAAACATTGGTAGTTTGGGAGCGTAAGGAAACTGATTTTATGTCATTTGCAGTGTTTCATGGGAGTGAGGAGGCactaaagtgtttgttttttggtgCAGTTTTATTGAGCGGTGAAGCGTTGTGtggatcatgggtaatgtagttttttcaCCAAAAAATTCCACTGTTAAACCCtagtcatattagaatgatatcttaATTTTACCGGCAATATATATTTGTGATTGCATTTTCTATAGATATGTCAAGACGTGCAGTCTACCAATAACATTAGAGGAAGCAGAAGAAACGCCCACAAGTGTCTTCACAGCAGTGAATATCCACACCAGTGCGGTGACTGACAGCTACACATTCACCTCAAAACAGATTCATCCACGCTGAATCACAACCATAGACTGATCACAACCCACGCATTGAATATAATTccgtaataatataaaaagaggCAAAATTTACGGACTGCAGATTTAAAATGTCATGATTAATTCAATgttgcttgctgtttctttgtaattgtttgtgaaatttatttGCAATTTCTGAATGGAAATTATTCCTACGCCATGTTTTTTAGTGCACAAAAAAACTTGATATTACTTGAttgagaaaataatatttaaaagaattattaataataaccatCCAGAATCTCATTGATGCATATTCTGGACACTtacaaaagataataataaaataaaacattaaatacttaaatttactttattacattatttttggcATATTCTTGTTTAGAGACACTTTATGAAATATACAAACTATAAGCTGGGTTGTTCTAACCTGTTCTTAGTGCTTCCTGAATTTCGTTTGACCCCTCAAATACACCTTCTTTGTCACAGCATTTGTCAGTTTCCCTAATTGATGACCCTCCCAAGGGTCCTGCCAAAGGGTTTTCTGTGAATAAGGCATTCTGGAAATAAGGGTGCGGTACACTGCTGACAATTCATGAAGATGTTAGATATCCTCTGATATAGCACAGCTTTTCAGAGCTTTATGTTCAGCCTCTTTATGTTAGTTCAAAGAATGGAAAACAGAAAAAGTTATAATGTAAAATAGGTAGAAATATCCTGTTTTCGTTCTATAGGGATAATGTTAtttgtgatgtaaaaaaaatctattacataaaaaaattgtcaaatacatgctgtTTTCCTTCCCAGGGAGATTTAGgctgtcctcttttttttttcatataaggcTTTTGCATAAATGCTTGAAAATTAATGCTAGTTTTGAAGGTAGATATAAACTGTGccaaaatatgaatttctttagAAAACTGAATTCTATTTAGTTTTTCTAAACGTTGGATCATATAGAAAACTCTTTCAATATGATTCCAGGATGCATCTCATGAAGCAGTTTGATATAATGTCCTGGAAGAAATCTAGCTGACTGATGGAACTGTCACAGTTTCATTTTTGAATACATACTGTAAAGTTTACAACAAGCTCTTACTTGCCTCTTTATTGCTTTCATatggtgttaattataggacctaaaaactctgcttgtaataacctagaacactgtctaagacttgatggttgctctgtcaattcttcgtcatcagttaggaacctaggtgtgctatttgatcgcaatctttccttagaaagccacgtttctagcatttgtaaaactgcatttttccatctcaaaaatatatctaaattacggcctatgctctcaatgtcaaatgcagaaatgttaatccatgcatttatgacttcaaggttagattattgtaatgttttattgggtggttgttctgtatgcttagtaaacaaactacagctagtccaaaatgcagcagcaagagttcttactagaaccaggaagtatgaccttattagcccggtcctgtcaacgctgcactggctccctatcaaacattgtatagattttaaaatattgcttattaattataaagccctgaatggtttagcacctcagtatttgaatgagctccttttacattatacccctctacgtccgctacgttctcaaaactcagccaatttgataatacctagaatatcaaaatcaactgcgggcggcagatccttttcctatttggcgcctaaactctggaataacctacctaacattgttcgggaggcagacacactcttgcagtttaaatctagattaaagacccatctctttaacctggcatacacataacatactaatatgtttttaatatccaaatccattaaaggatttttaggctgcattaattaggtaaaccggaaccggaaacacttcccataacaccctatgtactttctacatcattagaagaatggcatctacgctaatatttgtctgtttctctcttgttccgaggtcaccgtggccacgagatccagtctgtgtccagatcagagggtcacccGGATCGTacccagaccagatggtggatcagcacctagaaaggaccttaactgccctgaaagacagcggagaccaggacaactagtgccccagatacagatcccctgtaaagaccttgtctcagaggaccaccaggacaagaccacaggaaacagatgattcttctgcacaatctgactttgctgcagcctggaattgaactactggtttcgtctggtcagaggagaactggccccccaactgagcctggtttctcccaaggtttttttctccattctgtcacagatggagttgcggttccttgctgctgtcgcctctggcttgcttagttggggtcatttcatctacagcgatgtcattgacttgattgcaaataaatgcacaaacactatttaactgaacagagatgacatcactgaattcaatgatgaactgcctttaactatcattttgcattattgacacactgttttccaaatgaatgttgttcagtgctttgacgcaatgtattttgtttaaagcactatataaataaaggtgattgattgattgatatccTCATATAAGTGATTTAACAGATTCAAGTGTCAAGCTGTAGTGGCATTGTAGACATGTTGTAAGTCAAATCCTGTCAATCCAAATGTAAGAAATTAGGAAAATAAAACACCTAAATGGAATGGCGCCAAAGAGGCTGTTATGgcaaatacagtaatttatttatttatttatatagaaggCCTACCCTCTTTGTAGGAAAGAAAGATGCAATGCACAATCCTGTTCTTGGAATTTCACAGCTTGTCATCTATGTCAATTATAAAGTAAATGGGAAATTGCTTCATCAGATAACTCCATGCTAAGTGTCAAAGAGTCATTGCATCACTTATTTCCTCCTTAGTCACACACACAGCTTGTGTCT contains:
- the LOC113065366 gene encoding trypsin-like, coding for MNLPLLLLCVLLEILVVSCQDVIQPRIIGGYVPAPHAIKYIVSIQSATGQHFCGGTLINKYWILTAAHCNVGAANMRIVAGDFSVGLYEGTEQFRRPHVLIPHPEYNKATNNADIMLIKLQSPIYLNSYVSLAPLPRQDTMVAMGCVCTVSGWGFTTPTGGIPETLRTVKLPIVSSSVCNGTDSFNGNITENMICAGYSEGGKDACKGDSGGPLVCEGHVYGIVSWGNGCGDAQYPGVYTSVSRFRQWIDETIFGFYGRCLKY